Sequence from the Gloeocapsopsis dulcis genome:
AATTCGTCTTGTAATTGCGTCGCTTGGAATGACAGCGTTAACGTTGTCATTATTGGTTGGTAGAGTAAAGCCTACCAGCTAACACGTCACGGCAGCGGACGGACGAAAGCTGCTAGTTTTTAGTTCAAGGTTATCTGCCGCCGCTGCGTTTTGCCGTTAGCTGGCAACCCTCAGAACGTGTAAAGCAGAAACTCATTGCCATTGAGTTATCATGGAACTAAGGTTTGGTACGTAGACCATGCAAGCAGCTATTGATATTGGTACATTAATTGTCCAAACTCCTGGAATTTGTGGCGGTCGTCCTCGAATTGTCGGAAGCCGCATTACGGTTCAAAATATTGCGATCGACTTCAATGCAGGGATGAAACCGGAGGACATCGTTGCCGAGAGGGTACACCTGACGCGGGCACAAGTTTATGCCGCCTTAGCTTACTACTACGCTAATAAAGAAGCAATTGATGCAGAGATAGCAGCTTATTATAAGGAATTCGAGCATCTGGAAGTTGAGTATCAGTCAGGTCAGCAAGTGTGAGCCAAATCCGCCTTTATCTGGACGAAGATGCCCTTCAAGATGCTTTAGTAAAGGCTCTTCAGAGTTTTGTGTAGACGTGATGACAGTTGCTGATGCTGATAGGCTGAGTTTTTCAGACGAAGACCAACTCATCTGGGCAGCACAGCAGATGCGTGTCATTTACAGTTTCAACATGGGAGACTTTCATCAACTACACAGTGTGTTCTTGGCTGAGGCAAAAAGTCATAGCGGTATTATTTTGGTTCCGCAGCAGCGTTACTCAATTCGCGAACAACTACAGGGACTGTTGAAACTGATGGTAGAAAAGTCTGCGGAAGATATGATTAATCAGTTGATTTTCCTCAGTGCCTAAGTAAATTGGGGAGAAAATTTATAAGTATGTAACAGACAATTAAGCAGAAGAATTAGAGTTAAATTTTACACGTTGTGTACTATAATTTTCCCTTTTCTCCTCTTGTTTGAATTCCATCAATGACAGCATAGGCAAGGTCTAACTCATCCTCAAAAGTTTTCGAGGCAAGTTCATCCTTTTTGAGGTGTTGCCATTCCAATTCAATTGGGTTCATCTCAGAACAATATTTGGGTAAAAAGAAGATATACAGTCCCATTTCTTCCCACTTTGACCATAACTGTTGTACTTCTTTACACCGATGTATTGGACCATTATCCTGCACGATGACTCTGATACGTCCAGACTTTTCGGCTTCGGCTGCTTCAAAGTGCATCATCTGAATATAAGATTTTCGTGAAACGCCACCAATCACCAGACCGTATACAAAGCTGATTATTGGTTGAAGAAAACCAATGATGCTTAACCTTCGACCCCGACGCTGGCTTTGTTCTAAACGTTTTTGCTCACCTCGAAAGTAATAGCTGTAACTCGGCTCACTCCAGGCACAAAACCCTGATTCATCTACATACTTTAAATCTATTTCAAGGGCAGCCGCAGACAGTTCCAACATATCTAAGTCTGCCTGTTTAATTTGTTTGATCTAGATTGGCAATTAGTGCAGCCTGAAGTCGCTAAGTTTACAAGCATCTTGACCTATGATCGACCAGGCTATGGCTGGAGTGATCCAAGTTCAGCACCACGCACCGCTGAGCAAGCCGTAAATGAGCTGCGGCAACTTTTGAAAGCAACTGAAATTGAGCCGCCCTATGTGTTAGTAAGGATGTCTTCAAGTGGCTTATCTACCCGTTTATTTGCCTATCACTATCCAGAAGAAGTGGTTGGAATGGTGTTAGTGGATGTCGCTCATGAGAGAATGTACGAGGAGACACCCACTGAATGGGTTGAATTGAACAAACGGCTTGAAGGACTGTTAACTCAGGTGGTGCCCATCATAGGGCGTATCGGTCTGCTTCGATTACTCGTCACTCTAGATTCTTTGCCGATGGCGGCTGGTTTATTTCAAAAATTTCCACCTTCAATGCGATCGCTTGCAAAAGCACTGTATTCTCAAACTCAGTTTGGGCAAACCTTTGCTCAAGAATCGGCTGCGGTATCACTCAGCATGAACCAGGTTGAACAGATACGCCAGATAAAACCATTTCCTGACATTCCTCTCATTGTCTTATCGGCTGGAAAGCCAGACTTTGACATAACACAAGAGGTGCTTGAGAAACTGCAAAAATTACATGCAGATCTAGCGAATCAGTCATCTCAAGGTATTTACATTATTGCTCATGACAGTGGACATGCCATCCAACTGGACAAACCAGAGCTAGTCATTGATGCAATTCGTCAAGTTGTTGAAAAAGTGTGTTGCAGTAGCACCCCATAACGACCTTGTTGGAGCGGATTGCTAAGAGATGCTAGTTGTGTTGAAAAGGTTAATGGTAGCCGCTCAACAGGAACGTTAGGCTGCTTCAAGCTACTGCTGAGACATCACTTGGAGGCTCCGCAGGTGAGGTGATTGATCCCTAACTGCTCACGTATCATCACGATTTAACTCCCCGCCGTGTCGTCTTCCGTGCCAAGCTGAGAAATGCTCTTATTACTGGAGAAGAATCATGCTGCCGCCAAGCAAGATAAAGTCCGGTTTTAGGTGTCTGCTCTTGTAAAGGTCTGTAAATGACTCCGCTTCTATGAAAGTTTTGCAAGGAGGCGGGAACGATCGCAATGCCTAGCCCTGCTGCAACTAAGCCGACGATCGTCTGCATCTGAACTGCCTCCTGAGCGACTTTCGGACGAAATCCAGCTTGTTGACAAATGTTGATAATTTGCTCGTAAAAGATGGGTCCCATTTTGGCAGGAAATAGGATAAATAATTCATCTGCCAACGTGGAGAGAGACACTTTGGTCTGGGCAGAGAGCGGATGGGTTTCTGGCAACGCCAATATTATTGATTCTTGCAAAATGCACTCCACACTCAAACCTGGTTCGCTGATGGCAGAACGAACAATGCCGATATCAACCTGTTTGTGATGCAGGGCTTGAATTTGCTCTTGCGTCGTCAGTTCATACAATCGCAGTTCTACAGCAGGAAACTGTTCTCGAAAGACACTTAAAATATCTGGCAGTACGGTATACGTTGCAGATCCGACAAACCCGATCGCCAACCGTCCAACCTCACCCCGCCCTATCCGTTGTGTCATTTCGATCGCCTGTTCGAGTTGGGCTAACACCAGGTAGGAGCGCTCTAAAAACACTTTGCCTGCTTCAGTTAGATGCACTTGCCGCTTCGTTCGTTCAAACAGCTTGACGCCTAGTTCATCTTCCAAACCGCGAATCTGCTGACTGAGCGGGGGTTGGGAAATGCGCAACCGCTCGGCTGCTCGACTAAAGTGTAGTTCCTCAGCCACCGCGATGAAATAGTGCAGGTGCCGTAGTTCCATGACACTTATATGTCTAACCTATTAATCTTAGTCAAATATATATTGGACAGTCACATAGCTGTCTCCTATCGTAAGAAATATGAGGTGCATCTCATCGCTTTTGTATTGGAGAAAAACAAATCAACTCAGACAAAAATCGTGTTGCTCCCAAAGTTTGGTTGATTACAGGATGTTCAACAGGGTTCGGACGTGCCCTAGCAGAAGCTGTTGAAGAAGGGCGACTACCTGCTTGCTACCGCTCGTGAACCAGAGCAACTTCGCCCTTTGATTGACCACTACCCAAATATCGCAAAGGCTGTACGTCTGGATGTCACATCATCCCAAGAGATACAAGGAGCCGTTGATGCAGCAATCGCCACATTTAGTCGAATTGATGTACTCGTCAACAATGCTGGCTATGGACTAATTGGAGCACTTGAAGAAGTCAGTGATGCTGATATTCGCCAACAGTTTGAAACAAACTTCTTTGGGGCGCTCTGTCTAATGCGAACTGTCTTGCCTTTGATGCGTCAGCAAGGCAGCGGTCACATTGTGAACATGTCATCCACAGCAGGATTAGTGGGGTTTGGTGGTAGCAGTATTTACTGTGGCACTAAATTTGCCCTGGAAGGCACGTCTGAAGCCCTGGCTAAAGAAGTCGAATCCTTTGGAATTAAAGTGACTTTAATTGAACCTGGGGCATTTCGCACAAGCTTCAACGGACGCTCTCTGGCAGCAGCTGAACAATCCATTGATGCCTATGTTCCGGTGAGTGGTGCTTCATTGCAGTGGTTTAAAGATATGGATGGTAAGCAACTTGGCAATCCACGATCAGCGGCGCAAGCCATCATTCAAGCTGTGGAAAGTCCTCATCCACCGATGCGACTGGCATTAGGCACCGATGCCATGAGCCTGATTCAGGAAAAACTGGAATGGGTCAAAACGGATTTGGATGCTTGGCAGCAGGTGACTGTAAGTACGGATTATACAGATAGGAACAAGTGAGGTAATCGTTGGGTAGCTAAGCTCTGAGCTAGTCATGAGACGGTGCATAGACCCAATACAATTCAGAATTTAAGTCAGGAGAAAGTTAAGTGATTCGACTCGACGATCAAGTAGCGATTATTACTGGAAGCGGGCGTTTGGGGGCAGCCTATGCCCGTCTGCTGGCGGAAAGAGGAGCGCGTGTCGTTGTGCATGACGCAGGCGTCAACAAAGATGGAACCGGATTCGATCCGAACATGGCGGCTGATGCTGCAAGCAGGATTCGAGAAGCAGGTGGAGTTGCGTTCCCGAGCAACGTAATCCTTGATAGTAGAGATAACTGCCAAAGTCTAGTAGAAACTACACTGGAGAAGTTTGGTCGCCTCGACATCTTGATCCACAATGCCGGATGGGTTGCCTATCAATCAGTGCAAGAACTAACGCCTGATTTTCTACAGCGCGCCATCAGCATTAATTGAGAGGCACCAACATGGCTGGCTCAAGCCGCCTTTCCAATTATGAAACAGCAAAACTACGGACGGATTGTGCTTATGACTTCGGATAGAGCTATTTATAAGCAATATGCACTCAGTGGTTTCGCCCCTTATGCTATGGGAAAAATGGCACAGATAGGTCTGATGAATGTGCTCGTGGTTGAAGGCAAAGAGCATGGAATTCTCATTAATGCGATTTCGCCGGTAGCCAAAACGCGGATGTGGAACGTACAAGATGAGCCAGAGGATTTGCGACCCGATCAAGTAGCCCCTGGAGTGTTATATCTCGCTTCTCCAGAATGCCAAGAATCTGGATGGCTCGCGATCAGTGGCTTAAATCAAAGGTAAATCTAAACCTTTTAATTGCGTATCCGCGATCGCAATTTCTTTAGATTGTACTAAGACGTTGAATCCACCGAGTCCCATCGGATCAATGAGTTGATGCAAACTATCCCTACGCTGTAGCAGCTTTTGTACTGATTGCTGTGGCGACGTACTAAGTGCAGCAATGCGATTGCCTAACCCTAAAGCCATTAAGAATAATCCTTGCTGAGTCAATCCCACTGTCGTTAAACCACACAATTCACCCCATGCTT
This genomic interval carries:
- a CDS encoding DUF433 domain-containing protein, producing the protein MQAAIDIGTLIVQTPGICGGRPRIVGSRITVQNIAIDFNAGMKPEDIVAERVHLTRAQVYAALAYYYANKEAIDAEIAAYYKEFEHLEVEYQSGQQV
- a CDS encoding DUF5615 family PIN-like protein; the protein is MTVADADRLSFSDEDQLIWAAQQMRVIYSFNMGDFHQLHSVFLAEAKSHSGIILVPQQRYSIREQLQGLLKLMVEKSAEDMINQLIFLSA
- a CDS encoding transposase, which translates into the protein MLELSAAALEIDLKYVDESGFCAWSEPSYSYYFRGEQKRLEQSQRRGRRLSIIGFLQPIISFVYGLVIGGVSRKSYIQMMHFEAAEAEKSGRIRVIVQDNGPIHRCKEVQQLWSKWEEMGLYIFFLPKYCSEMNPIELEWQHLKKDELASKTFEDELDLAYAVIDGIQTRGEKGKL
- a CDS encoding alpha/beta hydrolase, yielding MFDLDWQLVQPEVAKFTSILTYDRPGYGWSDPSSAPRTAEQAVNELRQLLKATEIEPPYVLVRMSSSGLSTRLFAYHYPEEVVGMVLVDVAHERMYEETPTEWVELNKRLEGLLTQVVPIIGRIGLLRLLVTLDSLPMAAGLFQKFPPSMRSLAKALYSQTQFGQTFAQESAAVSLSMNQVEQIRQIKPFPDIPLIVLSAGKPDFDITQEVLEKLQKLHADLANQSSQGIYIIAHDSGHAIQLDKPELVIDAIRQVVEKVCCSSTP
- a CDS encoding LysR substrate-binding domain-containing protein gives rise to the protein MELRHLHYFIAVAEELHFSRAAERLRISQPPLSQQIRGLEDELGVKLFERTKRQVHLTEAGKVFLERSYLVLAQLEQAIEMTQRIGRGEVGRLAIGFVGSATYTVLPDILSVFREQFPAVELRLYELTTQEQIQALHHKQVDIGIVRSAISEPGLSVECILQESIILALPETHPLSAQTKVSLSTLADELFILFPAKMGPIFYEQIINICQQAGFRPKVAQEAVQMQTIVGLVAAGLGIAIVPASLQNFHRSGVIYRPLQEQTPKTGLYLAWRQHDSSPVIRAFLSLARKTTRRGVKS
- a CDS encoding oxidoreductase yields the protein MKKGDYLLATAREPEQLRPLIDHYPNIAKAVRLDVTSSQEIQGAVDAAIATFSRIDVLVNNAGYGLIGALEEVSDADIRQQFETNFFGALCLMRTVLPLMRQQGSGHIVNMSSTAGLVGFGGSSIYCGTKFALEGTSEALAKEVESFGIKVTLIEPGAFRTSFNGRSLAAAEQSIDAYVPVSGASLQWFKDMDGKQLGNPRSAAQAIIQAVESPHPPMRLALGTDAMSLIQEKLEWVKTDLDAWQQVTVSTDYTDRNK